The nucleotide window CTTCAGGTGAGGCGCGGGTTTGGCAGGCGATGGGAGCGACGGCCATCGCTGGCGGCGGCGCGCTGCTCCTCGCCACTGTAAAGCTCTACGGCGTGGTCTACGCGGACCCGTCGGCGCTGGCTATTGGCCTTGCCGCCTCGTTCGTGATGCTGGCCGGAATCTCCGGCTTTCTGGCGGGGAGGGTGCTGCACTCGGTCTCCGGTGGCGAGACCCATCGCGAGGCCATGCTGTGGCGCTTCCTGGCGGGAGTGGCGGTGGGCGCCGGCGCGGTGGCAGTCACCTTGGCATGGAAGGAGTCCGAGGGCAAGGTGCCGACGCTCGACCACCTGGCCATGGGCCTGGCCGGCTCGTTCATGACCATGGTGGGAATCCTGGCGCTGCTGGCGCAGCGCGTGATGCACCATGTCACGGAACAGCGGAAGGCGGCGAAGGGGTAGCGAGGGCGGGATGCCCCCGCGGCAGCCGACGAGACGCCGGCGGTACTACTCCACCGTTACTGACTTGGCGAGGTTTCTGGGCTGGTCCACGTCGCAGCCGCGGCGGACGGCGATGTGGTAGGCCAACAGCTGCAAGGGCACGATCTCCAGAATAGGCAGCAGCAGCTCCGGCGCGGGCGGAACGTGGATGACGCGGTCCACCGACTCGCGGATCTCCTCATCGCCCTCGGTGGCGATAGCGATCACAGTCCCCGAGCGCGCCTTCACTTCCCTGATGTTCGACAGGGTCTTCTCGTAGCGCACCATGGAGCCGGGGTCGGCCTCGTCGCGCGTGGCCAGCACCACCACTGGCAGGTTCTCGTCAATGAGGGCATTGGGACCGTGCTTCATCTCGCCCGCGGGATAGCCCTCGGCGTGGATGTAGGAGATCTCCTTGAGCTTGAGCGCGCCTTCGAGGGCGATGGGGTAGTGGATGCCGCGGCCGAGGAAGAGGAAGTCCTGGGCGCGGAAGTATTCCTTGGCCAAGTCCTCGCACTCCTCGTCGCGCGCCAGCAGCGCTTCGAGCTTGCCCGGAAGCTTGGTGAGCTCGGTAATCAGGACCTTCGCCTGCTCCCCCGTGAGCACACCTCGGATCTCGGCCAGATAGAGCGAGAAGAGGAAGAGCGCGGTGAGCTGCGCTGTGAAAGCCTTGGTGGAGGCGACGCCGATCTCCGGTCCGGCGTGGGTGTAGATGGTGCCGTGGGCCTCGCGGGCGATCATGGAGCCCACCACGTTGCATATGGCCAGGGTCTTGGAGCCTTTGGCCTTGGCTTCGCGCTGGGCGGCGATGGTGTCCGCCGTCTCGCCGGACTGGGTGATGAGCAGGGTGATGGTGTCGGCGGCGGTGATGGGGTCGCGGTAACGGTACTCGCTGGCGTAATCCACCTCGACGGGGACGCGTGCCAGGCGCTCGATCATAAACTTACCGGCCAGCGCGGAGTGCCAACTAGTACCGCAGGCGGCGATGTGCACCTTCTTTAGGGAGCGGAACTCGGCCTCGGTGATTTCCATCTCCTCCAGGAAGACCTTGCCGGTATCGAGCGAGACGCGGCCCAGGGTGGTATCACGCACCGCGCGCGGCTGCTCGTAAATCTCCTTGAGCATGAAGTGCTTGAAGCCGCCCTTCTCGGCCATGATGGGGTCCCAGGTGATGTGCTGCACCTGGCGCACGATGGGCTGGCCCTGGAAGTCGGTGAGCTGCACGCCCGAGGGGGTGATGACGGCCAGGTCGCCGTCGGCGAGGAAAAAAACATCGCGGGTGTGGTAGAGGATGGCGGGGATGTCGGAGGCGACGAAGTACTCGTCCTTGCCCAGGCCGATGACCGCCGGGGGCCCGTTGCGCGCGGCCACGATCTTGTTGGGCTCGTCGGCGGAGATCACCGCCAGCGCGAAGACGCCGGTGAGCTCCCGCACCGTCTTGCGCACCGCCTCTTCCAGCGGGTTCTGGGGGCCGTCCTTCTTGCCGACCAGATACTTTTCCACCAGATGGGCGATGACCTCGGTATCGGTCTCGGTGACGAACTTGTGGCCTTCCTCGCGCAGCTTCTTCTTGAGCGTGAGGTAGTTCTCGACGATGCCGTTGTGCACGACCACCACCTGGCCGGTGCAGTCGCGGTGAGGATGCGCGTTCTCTTCGCTGGGGCGGCCGTGGGTGGCCCAGCGCGTGTGCCCGATGCCGTAGGTGCCGTCGAGCGGCTTGAGACGGATGGCCTCTTCCAAGTTGCGCAGCTTGCCCTCGGCCCGGCGGATCTGCAGGCCCTTGCCGTTGCCCGCCACGGCGATGCCGGCGGAGTCATACCCGCGGTACTCCAGGCGCTTCAGGCCCTCCAGGATGACCGGGACCACCCGCTTCTTGCCGACGTATCCGACGATGCCGCACATGGTGAGTTACTTCCTATCATCCATTGGATTCACCACGGAGGCACGGAGACACAGAGAAATCGACTTGGCTCCGTGTCTCCGTGGTGATCTCAGTCCTCAATACGGTACGTGAATTCCTCGATCACCGGGTTGGTGAGCACCTCACGCGCGATGCGCTCGACCTCGGCCACGGCCGCCGTCTTGTCCAGCCCGCCGTCGAGGGTCAACTCGAAGTACTTGCCCTGGCGGACGTCCTCGACCGCCTTGTGCCCCATCTTCTGGAGGGCGCCCTGGATGGTCTTGCCCTGGGGGTCGAGCACGGTCTTCTTCAGGGAGACGTAAACAAAGGCCTTCATGGCGATGGAAAATTATACGCCGGGGAGAGGCTACAGCCCGAACAGCTCCCGCAGCCGCTTGGTTTGCGCGCGGGATACGGGGATTTCGGTCTGCTTCTTGTCGTCCATGCGCAACTGGTAGCTGGACTTGAACCAGGGCACCACTTCCTTGATGCGGTTGATGTTCACCAGGAACGACCTGTGGGCGCGCCAGAAGAGGTTGGGATCGAGCGAGGCCAGCAGCTCCTCGAGGGTGCGGCAGTTGGACTGGCCATCCAAGCTGGCGGCGACCATGGTGATGACGCCGTCTTCGATGGAAGCGAAGCAGATGTCTTTCTGGTCCACCAGGATGAGCCGCCCGGCCGATTTGAGCAGTACCTTGGTGTTCTGCGGCTTCTGGGCTTCGAGCAGCTTCATGAGCGATTCCAGACGCTCGGCGGGCGCGGCGTCCGAATGCAGGTTCTTGCGCGCCCTCTGCACCGACAGGATGACCCGCTTCTTGTCGAAGGGCTTGAGCAGGTAGTCCACCGCGTTGACCTCGAAGGCCTTGACGGCGTACTGGTCGAAGGCGGTGGCAAAGACGATTTGGGGCAGCGGCACCTTGCGGTCCACCAGGCGCTTGATGACGCCGAAGCCGTCCAGGCCGGGCATCTGCACGTCGAGGAAGACGACGTCGGGCGAGTGCTCGCGGATGAGGCTGACGGCCTCCATGCCGTTCTTGCCCTGGGCCACGACGTCCACGTCGCCCACGGACTTCAGCAGGAAGGCGAGCTCGTCGCGCGCCAACTGCTCGTCGTCGACAATCACTGCGGAGAGAGGCATCTTTCCTCGCGCTCGATCAGATTTTCCAGTATGGGCCCGCCGTTACCGGGCGTCAATCCTTGTGCGGCGCCAAAGCTGGGTCTCCGCCCGTGTGCATGGCCGCCAGGCGCTGCCGCACTTGGCTGAGCTCGTAGAGGTCCGGGTCGGCGGAGGCCCAGAGGCGCTCCGCGGTCTGGAACTCGGTCCGCGCCGTGGCCATGTCGCCCTTCTGTCCCGCCACCCAGGCCTTGGCATAGTGTCCGCCGGCGTAGTTGGCGTCGAACTTCAGCATGGCCTCGGCGGCGTGCGCGGCCAGATCCCACTTCTGCATTCCGCGCGCCTCTTCCGCGACCAGTTGCATCAGGAAGAGCGCGGCGGTGGCGTCGGCGTTGTTGAAGCCCTCGCCCGCCTTGTCGAGCAGCTGCTTGATCGCGGCCTCGCCTTCCGGCTTGCCGGAGCGGAGCGCAAGCTCAGCCTTCAGCAGGCTCATCTCGAATACCGGCATCTGGCGCGGATGGGGGAGCAGCGGCTCGGCGCTGACCTCTTCGATGTTCGCGGACTCCTTCTCCGCCGCGTCCAGCTCGGCTTGCGCCTGCGCCATCTGATTCATGCGCAGGTAGGCGCGGCCGGCGAGGATATGTCCCATGGTGCGGCCCAGCGGCCAGCGGCCGTGGGCGAGCTTCTCGGCGGCTGCAAGCGCCTCCTGCGCGCGCCCGCGCTCCAGCAGGAACTCCGGCCACTTGGACTGGTAGCCCTCCCACAGGGAAGCCGAGGGCGGCACAGCGAAGGCCTGGCGCCAGAGTTCCTCCGCCTGCTTCATCTGGCCCATGTAGGCGCGGGAGATGGACATCAGGTCGAGGTTGTGGATGTGGTGCCAGTCATACTTCACGTCGATGTGCTCTTCGCGGTAGTAGGCCTGTTCGATGTCTTCCGCCTTCTGGAACTGCCGCACGGCTTCGTCGTTGCGGTTCACCTTCTGCAGGTCGTGACCGTACATGTGCTGCGCGTGCGCGATGGCGGGTGTGACGCGCGCATAGATCTCGCCGTGCTTCACCGCTTCTTCCGGATTGCCCAGGCTCTCGTAGTTGTGGACCAGGTAGTGGTGGGCGGCAGGATTGTCGGGCTGCAGCTGGACTACGCGGTCATAGAAGGCGACGGCGGTGGCCAAGCCGCGCTGTCCGCGGCCACTGGCCTGGCTCTCCTCGGCGTTGCCGCGGATGAGCAGCAACTCGATGTCCTTGGGACGCTTCACCAGCGCGGCGTCAATCGCCTGGCGGTAGGCCGCGAGCTTCTCCTGGTTGTCGAGGTCGGCGATGGCGTCCAGTTGCTGCGCGCGCAGCTCGACACGCTGCTTCTCCCAGTCCGCGGCGTGCGTCAAGTGCTCGCGCGCCTTCTGGATGGCGGTGCGCGCCGCCTGCGGGTCCGTCAGGCCGGAATATGTCCGGCTGAGGCCGACGTAGGCCAGGGCCATCTCCGGATCGAGCCGCAGCGCCTGGTGGAAGGAACGCGCCGCCTCGATCCAAACGTAAGAGTGCAGGTACGCCATGCCCTGGTCGTAATACGCCTGCGCTTCCTTGGACGAGGTGGTCACCGCTTCGTGCACCGGGCCGAGGCCCGTGCGCAAGGGCAGCGGACGCTCCAGGATCTCCGGCGGAACCCAGTCGGTGGACTCGGGGTCGGAGATGGCGGGCTGGCCGGAAGCCGGTGTCGCATGGTGCTCATGCTGCGCCAGCGCCGGGATTCCCAGGGCCAAAAGAAGGGAAAGTAGAAGCCAGTGTCTACGCATGGGTGCCTCCAGGGAGGGTCTTGGGAAAGGACACTATAACGCGGATTCGAGTGCCAACGCCACGCCCATGCCGCCGGAGACGCAGAGCGTGGCCACGCCGCGCTTCGACTTGCGCTTGAGCATCTCGTGGATGAGGGTCACGGCAATGCGGGCGCCGGTGCAGCCGATGGGATGGCCGAGGGCGATGGCGCCGCCGTTGACGTTGAGCTTGTCGCGGTCCATGTGCAGCTCGCGGTCGCAGGCCAGCACCTGCGCGGCGAAGGCCTCGTTCAGCTCGATCAGGTCGAAGCCCGAGAGCTTGAGGCCGTGCTTCTCTTCCATCTTGCGGAGCGCCGGCACCGGCCCGATGCCCATGGTGCGCGGGTCCACGCCCGCCGAGGTCACCGCCAGCACACGGGCCAGCGGCTTCAGGTTGTTCTTCTTGACCAAGGCTTCGCCGGCCAGCACGAGAGCGGCGGCGCCGTCGGTGATGCCGGAGGAGTTGCCGGCGGTGACGCTGCCGGTCTTCGAAAACACAGGCGAGAGCTTGGCCAATTTTTCCATGGTGACGCCGACGAAGGGGTGCTCGTCGCGGCTGAAGACGGTGGCGCCCTTCTTGCCCTCGATGGTCACCGGCGCGATCTCGGCCTCGAACCGGCCCGCCTGGATGGCTGCCTCGGCGCGCTTCTGGGAGCAGAGCGCGAACTGGTCCTGCTCGTCGCGCGCAATCTTGTACTGCTCGGCTAGGATCTCGGCGGTCTCGCCCATCACCATCTTCGACATGGGACAGAAAAAGCCGTCGCGATACATGCCGTCCACCAGCTCCTGATGGCCCAGGCGGTATCCCCAGCGCGCGCCGTCGAGATAGTAGGGCAGGCGCGACATGGATTCGGTCCCGCCGGCGAGCACGCACTCCAGGTCGCCGTTGCGGATTTCTTCGAAGCCTAATGCGATGGCTTTCATCCCCGAGGCGCACGCCTGATTGACGGTGTAGGCCGGAACTTCCTTGGGGACGCCGGCGCGGATGGAAACCTGCCGCGCGGGATTGGGCCCGCCGCCCGCCTGGCGCGCGTTGCCGAAGATGGTTTCTTCGACCTGCTCGGCGCGGATCCCGGCGCGCTCCAGCGCGGCCTTGGCCGCGACCACGCCGATATCCACGGCGGTGAGCGAGGCCAGCGAGCCGCCGAACTTGCCGATGGGCGTGCGCACGGCCGAAATGATGAAGACGTCTCCCACTCGCGCCTCCGAAGTTATTCAGTCTAACAAATGGCAACGCCGGCCCCCGCGAGTGAATCTAAAATGATTCCGCCATGGCCACCGCCCGCTCGTCCTTCTGTAGCCGCGCCAACTTCGTTGACCGGCTCTACTTTGGATACTTCATCGGCCTGGGGCTGGCGATCGTCGTGTTGCGCCATCGCGTTCCCGCCTGGCCGGAGTATCTGGCCGTACACGTGCTGTGCCTGTTCTTCATCGCCCTGCTGATGTTCACCGCCGCTCGCTCGCGCCTGGCGCGCTTTCTGCACGACTGGTATCCGCTGCTGATCTTCATCGTGTGCTTTGAAGAGGTCGCCCGGCTCTCCTTCCTGGTCCGCGACGGCTGGCAGGACGCCTGGTTCCTCGGCCTGGAGGCGCGCCTCTTCTCGGTTCCGCCCACGGTTTGGCTCAGCCGCTTTGCCTCGACTCTTTTTACCGAACTGGTGGAGCTCGGCTACTTCTCCTATTTCCTGCTGACCATGATCGTAGGCGGCGTCCTCTACAGGCGCGCGGCGAAGGCTCCCTTTCACCGCCTGATGGCCACCACCGTGGTCAGCTACTTCCTCTGCTATGCCGTCTTCCTCACCCTCCCGACCGAAGGGCCGAGGCACACCCTGGCTGCGCTGCACACGGTCCCGCTGCCCGGAGGTCCGTTCCACTGGCTGGTGCTGCTGATCCAGAGGCACGCAGGCGTGCACGGCAACGCCTTTCCCAGCTCGCACGTCTCGGCTGCCGTGGTCGCCCTCATTTATGCCTGGCGATATGCGCGGCGGCTGGGCGCCGCGCTCACGCCGCTGGTGATCCTGTTGTGCATTGGCGCGGTGTACGACCGCTACCACTACGCCTCGGACATCGCGGGCGGCATGGCCGTGGCCCTGCTCGCGGAGGTGATGGTTCTGGGCTTGAGCAGAAGTCCGTCCCTCGCCCGCCTGATCGAAAGCGGAGCAGCGTCAGCCGCGCATTCAATCCCTCGATGAATCAATTACACTCTGTCTTATGGACGTGATCTACGGCATCCACGCCGTCGAAGAAGCGCTGAAGGCGCGCGGGCGGGCCTTCGAATACGTGGGCGTGGCGCGGGAGCGGAAGGATTCGCGGGTGCAGCGCATCGTCGAGGACTGCCGCGCCGCGGGCGTGGCCGTGCGCTTCCTGCCGCGCGAGCAAGTGGACCGGCTGGCGGGGAACGCGGCACATCAGGGGGTGGTGGCGGTGGCCTCGGCCAAGTCTTATTCCGACATCGAGGAAGTGCTGGCGCACCGCCGCGGCGAGCACGCCTTCCTGGTCGTCCTGGACGGCGTGGAAGACCCGCACAACCTGGGCGCAATCCTCAGGACGGCGGACGCCGCCGGCGCCGACGGCGTGGTGATTCCCGAGCGGCGAGCGGTGGGCGTGACCGCCACCGTCGCTAAAGTTTCCGCGGGCGCCAGCGAGCACCTGCCGATTGCGCGCGTGACCAACGTCTCCCGCACACTCGAGGAGCTCAAGTCGCGCGACGTGTGGACGGTCGGGCTCGATGAGCGCGCGCCCCAGCCCTACGACCAGCTCGACTACAAGATGCACTGCGCGTTGGTGCTGGGCGCCGAAGGCAAGGGCATGCACGAACTGGTGCGCAAGCGCTGCGACTTCCTGGTCTCCATCCCCATGTTGGGGAAGGTGCCGTCGCTTAACGTTTCGGTGGCGGCGGCGGTGGTGATGTACGAGATGGCGCGCCAGCGACGGGCTGGGAAGGTCGATTCACCACGGAGACACGGAGGCACGGAGGCTACGGAGTAACCCTTGAAGAGGCCTTTCTGAAAACTAGCAACTGCCAACTGACGACTCTTCTCCGCGCCCTCTGCCTGCTCTGCGTTCTCTGCGGTTCAGTCTTTTCCCGCGCGCTGGACCGCGAGGCCTTCACCTTCACCCGCTACGAGCTGGAGGTCCGGGTGGCGCCCGCGCGCCAGTGGCTGGAGGCCAAAGGACGGATCACTCTGCGGAACGACTCGGCGGAGCCGCAGCGCGTTGCCACTTTGCAGATCTCCTCCAGCCTGGACTGGACCTCGATCCGCGCCGCTGGCCAGCCGGTGCAATTCCTCACTCAGTCCTACACCTCGGACGTGGACCACACTGGCAGCCTCTCGGAAGCGCTGGTGACGTTGCCGCAGCCGGTTGCGCCGGGGCAGACGGTGGAGCTGGAGGCCGCCTACGCGGGGATCATCCCCGCGGATTCCACGCGGCTGCGGCGCATCGGAGCGCCCGCCGCCTTGGCCGCGCGCAATGACTGGGACCAGATCGGCGATTCCTTCACCGCCGTGCGCGGCCTGGGTTACGTTGCGTGGTATCCGGTGGCGCTCCAGGCCGCGTCGTTTTCCGAGGGCAACGAGGTTTTCGAAGCCATCGCGCGCTGGCAGGAGCGCCACGCCACGTCCGAGGCGCGGATGAATTTCTGCGTACAGCATGAAGTCCCCACGCCCGACGAGGCCTGGCCCCTGATGAACGGAGAGGAAATGGCAGGCGAGCCGGCGCCTGCGCCGGCGGCGGGCGCCCGGACCACCGCACAGGGCCGTCCCGCCTGCCGGCGTTACCGGTTCGCATCGCTGCGCTTCACCAACCCTGCGTTTGCGGTGGGGAAGTACTCGACCTTGAGCCAGCCGCCGGTGGAGGTGGACTACCTCCCCGGCCAGCGGCAGACTGCCGCAGAGTACGCCGGCGTCGTCCCGGCGGTGGAGCCTCTGGTGACGGATTGGTTCGGGCCGCTCCATGGGAAGCTCCGGATCGTCGCGCTGGACAAGCCGGACGCGGAGCCGTATGAAAGCGGCGCAGTGCTCTTCGCTCCGCTGGGAGCAGCGGAGCGCAAGTCGCTGGAAGTGGCGCTGGCGCACTCGCTCACCCACGCCGCGCTCGATTCTCCGCGACTATGGATCGAGGAGGGCGCGGCGCACTTCGCGCAGGCGCTTGCGGTCGAACGGCAGGGCGGCCGCGCTACAGCGGTCGCCTACATGGAGAAACAGCGCCCGGCGCTGGTGGAGGCGGAAGCCACGGCCACGGCTCCTTCCGCCCCCAGCGCAGCGCCCGAAGCTCCCGCTGCGGCGCAGTCGCTCATCAACTCCGCGGATGCAGTCTTCTACCGCACCAAGGCCATGTACGTTTTTTGGATGCTGCGCGACCTGCTGGGTGACGCTGCTCTCCAGCGCGCGCTCAAAAACTACCGTGCCGCCGACGACAAAACGCCCGCCTACCTGCAAACCCTGGCTGAGGCGGAGGCGAAGAAGAGCCTGGAGTGGTTTTTCGACGACTGGGTGTACCGCGACCGCGGGCTGCCCGACTTCCGCGTCGCCGCGGTGTACTCACGGCCAACGCTCAAGGGCTCCTACGGGGTGACCGTAACGGTTGAGAACCTGGGCGGCGCCGGCGCCGAGGTCCCGGTGTTCGCGCGCGGCGAGCACGGACAGGTTTCGGAGCGCGTCCTTGTCCCCGCCCATGGCAAGGGCGTAGCCCACCTGCTGATTCCCGAAAAGCCCAAGGAAGCCAGCGTCAACGACGGCAGCGTTCCGGAGTCCGATTTAAGCAACAACTCTGCTCCCGTGCCGGAAAAGCAGGAGTAAGCTTTGTGGTCGAATACAATTCCTCTGCTCTGAGAACTGAGGACGGATGCCCTACATTCAATTTCTTGGCGCGGCGGGAACGGTCACCGGCTCGAAGCATCTCATCAACACGGCGGCGCCGGGGCAGACGACCGGCGGCTTCCAGGCGCTGATCGATTGCGGACTCTTCCAGGGACTGAAGGAATGGCGCGAGCGCAACTGGCAGGACACTCCCATTCCCGCGCGCGAGATCGACGCCGTCATCCTGACGCATGCGCACCTCGACCACTCGGGCTGGATCCCGCGGCTCATCCAGGAAGGCTTCGCCGGGCCCATCTATGCGACGCCGGCGACCATCGACCTGTGCAGCATCCTGCTGCCGGATTCGGGCCACCTGCAGGAGGAAGAAGCCGATTTCCACAATCAGAACAAGTCGTCGAAACACTCGCCGGCCTTGCCGCTCTACACCCGCGAGCAGGCGGAGCAGAGCCTGTCGCGCTTTCAGCCAGTCGGTTTCGGCGAGACGAAGACGCTCGCGCCCGGACTCTCGTTCCGTTTTCACCGCGCGGCGCACATCCTGGGCTCGGCCATGGTCGAGTTGACGCTCGAGTCGCCAACCGGCCCGCGCACGCTGCTGTTCACCGGCGACGTCGGCCGAGTGCACGACTCCGAGACCGCGCCGGGCAAGGTGGTGGTCTCGGGGCCGGAGACGGTCGAGAACGTCGACCTCATGGTGATGGAATCCACCTATGGCAACCGGCTGCATCCGACTTCGGACCCGCGTCCGGAGCTGGCCAAGCTGGTGCGCACCGCGGTGGAGCGCGGCGGCACGGTCGTCGTGCCCGCCTTCGCCGTCGAGCGCACGCAGAAATTCCTCTTCATGCTGAAGGAGCTGATGGAAGCGGGCGAGATCCCGCGCGTCCCCGTGCACGCCGACAGTCCGATGGCGATTAAAGCGGTGGAGGTCTTCCTAAAGTACTCCGAGGAGTTCAGCCCGCACACGCGCGAGCTGATCGCGCGCTTCGGCTCACCGCTCGAGTGGCAGGACTTCTTTTTCGACCGCACAACAGAAGAGTCGAAGAAGCTGAACGATTCGGCGTATCCGGCGGTGATCATTTCTTCGAGCGGGATGGCGACCGGCGGGCGCGTTTTGCATCACCTGATGCATCGGCTGCCGGACCCGCGCAATCTGGTGCTCTTCATCGGTTTCCAGGCGCCGGGAACGCGTGGCGCCATCGTCAAGAGCGGCGCGGCTTCGGTGCGCATCTTCTCGCAGGAGATTCCCATTCGCGCGCAGGTGGCGGCGCTCGAACAGTTCAGCGACCACGCCGACACTCCCGAGCTGCTGGAGTGGCTGGGGACGTTCAAGAAAGCGCCGCAGGTCGCCTACCTGGTGCACGGCGAGCCGGCAGCGTCGTCGCGACTGCGGTTGGCCATGACCTCCGCGCTCGGCTGGAAGGTGGAGGTCGCCGAATGGATGCAGAAGGTGGAGGTGCGGTGAGGGAGCTCAGTGCGAGGAAGTGAAGGCGACAAGAGCCGCGAGCTTCGCGCGCGCTGCGCCTGAGTCAATCGCCTGCGCCGCCAGCGACAAGCCTTCGGCGATGGTCTTCGCCATGCCGGCAACCACCAGCGCCGCCGCCGCGTTCAGCCGCACGACGTCTCGCCGCGGTGACATCCTGCCGCCCAGCACTTCGCGCACGATGGCGGCATTCACGGCAGCGTCGCCGCCGGCCAGGTCGCCGGGCTTGACGCGTTTCAGGCCGAACTCCTCCGGCGTGACCTCGTAGACGCGGATCTCTCCGTCGCGCAGCTCCGCGATCTTGGTGGGAGCGGAGAGGCTGATCTCGTCCAGCCCGTCGAGGCCGTGGACGACCATGGCCCGCTGCAGGCCAAGCTCGCGCAGCGCCGCGGCCAGCTTCTCCACCAGGTCGTCCGCATAGACGCCGATCACTTGCGCTGAGGCGCCCGCGGGATTGGTGAGCGGTCCCAACAGGTTGAAGACGGTGCGGCGGCGGAGCCGTTGCCGCGCTGCCTGCACGCGCTGCATGGCGGAGTGCATGGCTGGCGCAAAGAGGAAGACGATGCCCACCTGCTCGAGACACGCCGCGAGGCGCGGCAGGGGCAGGTCGAGCTTCACGCCCAGCGCCTCCATCACGTCGGCCGAGCCGCACTTGGAGCTGACGCTGCGGTTGCCGTGCTTGGCCACGCGCGCGCCCGCGCCCGCCGCCACCAGTGCCGTGGCGGTCGAGATGTTGAAGGTGACGGCGGCATCGCCGCCGGTGCCGCAGGTGTCGAGCAGGGGGACAGATTGGTGCGGGAGTTCGACGGCGGCGGCGATCTCGTCCCCTAGATCGGCGGCGCGCGGCGCTGCAGGCGCTCCCGGCCAGGGCGTGGCCGCGGCGCGGATAGCCTGGGCGAAGCCGACGATCTCCTCCACCGTCTCGCCTTTGTCGGCGAGGGCGACGAGCAGGGCCGCGATCTGGTCGTCGGCGACGCGGCCCGCGAGGATTTCCTCCATCACCGCGTGCGCTTCGGCGCGGGAGAGCAGCTGGCGCTCCTCGGCGACGCGTTTGAGGGCTTCGGCAAACATGAGGCTCATACCTTAAACCACGTCCCCTGCCGCCTTCAACGCCGCGGAATGTTGTAACCTCTTGCGGTCATGTCGGCCTCGGGATATCGGAGCCAGACGCAAAAGACCTTCCAGCGAGCGGCCCTCGCGGCCGCGCTGGTCTGCGCGCTGGTGGTGCTCGGACTCTCGCGGACGCGCGCCTTCGACTGGCTGGAGAGCGGCGCGTACGACGCCCGCGTGCGCTGGTCGGCGGATCCGGCGCGCGCCGACAAGAGCATCGTCATCATCGATATCGACAACGCCAGCTTCGATGAGCTGAAGGACAAACTGGGCCGCTGGCCGTGGACGCGCCGTGTGTGGACCGAGGTGGTGCGCTACACCGCGCGCGGCAAGCCCAAGGTCATCGTCTTCGACGCCATGTTTAGCGGCAAGGAGAGTCCGGAAGTAGACGATGAGTTTGCGCGCGTGATGAACCAAGCTGGCAACGTGGTGCTCGCCTACACCTTCAGCCCAGCGGAGATGAACCTCACCGAGGAGGCTGCCGCCGCCTCTGCCACAAAGTGGAAGCTGCTCGAGCGCGAGACGGGACGCTCGTCATCGGCAGGACCAGCGGAGCCCGCCTCTCCCTCCAACTCCGCGCTGAATGTGCCCCTCGACGAACTGGCGCAGGCCGCCGCCGGACTGGGCAGCAGCAACTCCACGCCCGACCTCGACGGCACCATCCGTCGGGTTCCGTTGGAGTTTGCCATTCCCGGCGGGAAGGTACGGTCGCTCGCGGCTCGTGCCGCCGATGGGGCTTCAGGAAAGAAGTACGACGGCTATCGCCGCGAGTCCCGCGCGGTTTTACCCGACAGCCACCGCCTTCCCGTGGACGCTTCCGGCCGTATGCTCCTGCTCTGGCACGGCGACGCCTTCGTTTACCGGCGCGTCCCGCTGTGGCAGGTGATTGCTTCCATCTATCCACGGCAATGGGACGAGAAGGTGGAAAGGTTTCCGCCGGAGTTCTTCCGCGACAAGATCGTGCTGCTGGGAGCCAGTGCTACGGGAATCTACGACGCCCATCCCATGCCCTTTGCCGAAGCTGCGCCCGGCTTCATCGCGCATGC belongs to Terriglobales bacterium and includes:
- the trpD gene encoding anthranilate phosphoribosyltransferase; its protein translation is MFAEALKRVAEERQLLSRAEAHAVMEEILAGRVADDQIAALLVALADKGETVEEIVGFAQAIRAAATPWPGAPAAPRAADLGDEIAAAVELPHQSVPLLDTCGTGGDAAVTFNISTATALVAAGAGARVAKHGNRSVSSKCGSADVMEALGVKLDLPLPRLAACLEQVGIVFLFAPAMHSAMQRVQAARQRLRRRTVFNLLGPLTNPAGASAQVIGVYADDLVEKLAAALRELGLQRAMVVHGLDGLDEISLSAPTKIAELRDGEIRVYEVTPEEFGLKRVKPGDLAGGDAAVNAAIVREVLGGRMSPRRDVVRLNAAAALVVAGMAKTIAEGLSLAAQAIDSGAARAKLAALVAFTSSH
- a CDS encoding MBL fold metallo-hydrolase translates to MPYIQFLGAAGTVTGSKHLINTAAPGQTTGGFQALIDCGLFQGLKEWRERNWQDTPIPAREIDAVILTHAHLDHSGWIPRLIQEGFAGPIYATPATIDLCSILLPDSGHLQEEEADFHNQNKSSKHSPALPLYTREQAEQSLSRFQPVGFGETKTLAPGLSFRFHRAAHILGSAMVELTLESPTGPRTLLFTGDVGRVHDSETAPGKVVVSGPETVENVDLMVMESTYGNRLHPTSDPRPELAKLVRTAVERGGTVVVPAFAVERTQKFLFMLKELMEAGEIPRVPVHADSPMAIKAVEVFLKYSEEFSPHTRELIARFGSPLEWQDFFFDRTTEESKKLNDSAYPAVIISSSGMATGGRVLHHLMHRLPDPRNLVLFIGFQAPGTRGAIVKSGAASVRIFSQEIPIRAQVAALEQFSDHADTPELLEWLGTFKKAPQVAYLVHGEPAASSRLRLAMTSALGWKVEVAEWMQKVEVR
- a CDS encoding adenylate/guanylate cyclase domain-containing protein, with product MSASGYRSQTQKTFQRAALAAALVCALVVLGLSRTRAFDWLESGAYDARVRWSADPARADKSIVIIDIDNASFDELKDKLGRWPWTRRVWTEVVRYTARGKPKVIVFDAMFSGKESPEVDDEFARVMNQAGNVVLAYTFSPAEMNLTEEAAAASATKWKLLERETGRSSSAGPAEPASPSNSALNVPLDELAQAAAGLGSSNSTPDLDGTIRRVPLEFAIPGGKVRSLAARAADGASGKKYDGYRRESRAVLPDSHRLPVDASGRMLLLWHGDAFVYRRVPLWQVIASIYPRQWDEKVERFPPEFFRDKIVLLGASATGIYDAHPMPFAEAAPGFIAHATAIDNLLHGEAMQPAPAWFLPLVVFLLSFAGAAILLRIHSTLGGAAALAAILAGYAGGNYLAFARAHLWLPLVAPVAALALSYVSAAAIRYATTGRELRRTRGTLDRYVSPALVDYVLENLETVELGGQKKELTILFSDVRNFTTLTESSDPTELIRLLNEYLAAMTEIIFKYDGIVDKFIGDGILAYWGAFTPGKNHALLAAQASLEMLERLADLNRRWEGEGRRTIAIGIGLNTGEVIFGNVGSGKKIEFTVIGDPVNLASRLEGLNKEFKTSIVISDFTREQLGDAARVRPLGGVKVKGKTIETLVFELQGLDGIQRN